The proteins below are encoded in one region of Misgurnus anguillicaudatus chromosome 24, ASM2758022v2, whole genome shotgun sequence:
- the LOC141361628 gene encoding uncharacterized protein has product MDDELQRLRAQVEQLTLENQRLLGPSQGGDAGEGQASGGEGQASGGEVASSRREQAVYLPRERKCPKFSGSSVAGALSVEEWIEEAQSCIRSRYMSEWDKALFLFDHLEGEARNEIKYRPRGVRENSQQIFDVLKEVYGCSKSYVYWQQKFFDRKQRDGESLYEFSHALLALMERVEQCKPGAIPNTETVVRDQFCENVRDHMLRRELKKLVRSSETMSLLEIRQEAIQWVDEGQPNRDKQVRPTPYTYETHVTPSCEALCVQPPTELTELKNIVLKQQAQLDLLVKHLAPAANKPSGQNNRFKRAPDGRPICIKCNRPGHIARYCNTVLDTLEGELVREPSRLPENL; this is encoded by the coding sequence ATGGATGACGAGTTGCAACGACTACGGGCCCAAGTGGAGCAGCTTACGTTGGAAAATCAAAGACTTTTGGGCCCAAGTCAAGGCGGGGATGCAGGGGAGGGACAAGCTAGTGGGGGGGAGGGACAAGCTAGTGGGGGGGAGGTTGCCTCCTCCCGTAGAGAACAAGCTGTGTATCTTCCCAGAGAACGTAAATGTCCCAAGTTTTCTGGATCTTCAGTCGCCGGGGCACTGTCTGTGGAAGAATGGATTGAGGAGGCTCAGAGTTGTATCAGGTCAAGGTACATGTCTGAATGGGATAAAGCTCTCTTTCTTTTTGATCACTTAGAAGGGGAGGCCCGTAATGAAATTAAATATCGGCCTCGGGGGGTAAGGGAAAATTCACAACAAATCtttgatgttttaaaagaaGTGTATGGATGTTCAAAATCATATGTGTATTGGCAGCAAAAGTTTTTTGATCGGAAGCAGAGGGATGGGGAGTCATTATATGAGTTTTCACATGCCCTTTTGGCTTTAATGGAAAGGGTGGAGCAGTGCAAGCCAGGTGCTATACCCAATACCGAGACTGTTGTGAGAgatcaattttgtgaaaatgtgCGTGACCATATGCTTCGCAGGGAGCTGAAAAAGCTGGTACGAAGTAGCGAGACTATGTCGCTCTTAGAGATACGACAGGAGGCCATTCAGTGGGTTGATGAAGGACAACCTAACAGAGATAAGCAGGTACGCCCTACCCCATATACTTATGAGACGCATGTTACACCTAGTTGTGAAGCCCTTTGTGTTCAGCCTCCTACAGAGCTGACAGAACTTAAGAATATAGTCCTGAAACAACAAGCGCAGTTGGATTTGTTGGTGAAGCACCTGGCTCCTGCTGCTAATAAACCTTCTGGTCAGAATAACCGATTTAAACGTGCACCTGATGGTAGACcaatctgtattaaatgtaatCGACCTGGGCATATTGCTCGCTACTGTAATACTGTTCTTGATACTCTTGAGGGGGAACTAGTTCGAGAACCCTCTAGGTTGCCGGAAAACTTGTAA